Proteins co-encoded in one Arachis hypogaea cultivar Tifrunner chromosome 11, arahy.Tifrunner.gnm2.J5K5, whole genome shotgun sequence genomic window:
- the LOC112721623 gene encoding uncharacterized protein, protein MPGVKHRFCCMHMWRNLNKRWKNKELKATFWQCAKATTDQEFNDAMGAVKRINKQAWEYLSKFEQEQWSRSRFSDWPTVDSLTSNNCESFNSTIVGLRGKSILTMLEELRFYIMKTMATHKDSLMAYTGQIAPVQVSRLEKEKRQANYWEAQWCGDDEHNQFEVTKWQHRVRVNTRERTCSCKKWQLTGLTCYHGIAAIQRKNEKPEDYVHHKLTIEAYNRTYMFHINSIPSQEYWEHHKGLPCLPPPYKRPIGRPTKKRRKDSTEQSSDSQYKAKRRYGQITCQTCKRAGHNSRTCSDKASGTAAEEPDLDEDEAREQEANWEETMEAAHAAHVADEEELTQNHPQTQHDQVNVNDLFYLLILNCWICLHRRFDFMNAQTDAE, encoded by the exons ATGCCAGGGGTGAAGCACAGATTCTGTTGTATGCATATGTGGAGAAATCTGAACAAGAGATGGAAGAATAAGGAACTTAAGGCAACATTTTGGCAATGTGCAAAGGCAACTACTGATCAGGAATTTAATGATGCAATGGGAGCTGTGAAACGGATCAATAAACAGGCCTGGGAGTATTTGTCAAAATTTGAACAAGAACAGTGGTCGAGATCAAGGTTTTCAGACTGGCCAACGGTAGACAGTTTGACAAGCAACAACTGTGAGTCATTTAACTCAACAATCGTGGGACTTCGGGGGAAGAGCATCTTAACAATGCTTGAGGAGCTTAGGTTCTACATCATGAAGACAATGGCAACTCACAAAGACTCACTGATGGCTTATACTGGACAAATAGCCCCTGTACAAGTCAGTAGgttagagaaagaaaaaagacaaGCTAATTACTGGGAAGCACAATGGTGTGGTGATGATGAGCACAATCAGTTTGAAGTAACAAAATGGCAGCATAGAGTGAGAGTCAATACACGAGAGAGGACATGCTCATGCAAAAAATGGCAGCTCACTGGACTAACATGCTATCATGGGATTGCAGCAATTcaaagaaagaatgagaaaccTGAAGACTATGTCCATCACAAGCTCACTATCGAGGCTTATAATAGGACTTATATGTTTCACATTAATAGCATACCGAGTCAGGAGTACTGGGAGCATCACAAAGGGCTGCCATGTCTGCCCCCTCCATACAAGAGGCCTATTGGCAGACCtacaaagaagagaagaaaggataGCACTGAGCAAAGTTCTGACAGCCAATACAAGGCCAAGAGAAGATATGGACAGATAACATGCCAAACCTGCAAAAGG GCTGGACATAATAGCAGAACTTGTTCTGACAAAGCAAGTGGAACAGCAGCTGAAGAACCAGATCTTGATGAGGATGAAGCTAGGGAGCAAGAAGCTAACTGGGAGGAGACCATGGAGGCTGCACACGCTGCACATGTTGCAGATGAGGAAGAGCTCACTCAAAACCATCCACAAACTCAGCATGATCAGGTAAATGTTAATGATTTATTTTACCTTCTTATACTAAACTGTTGGATCTGTCTCCATAGAAGATTTGATTTCATGAATGCACAAACTGATGCAGAATAA